A genome region from Natronosalvus rutilus includes the following:
- a CDS encoding alkaline phosphatase family protein, protein MSGSTSTTASERAFVLGLDGVPWHLIERWTDEGALPNFARLREEGASGPLDSTRPATTPLAWPSIATGVWPDKHGIYGFQQLSSSYSHRMYTSRDCKQPPLWEQLGPAVVGNVPMTYPATDIDGEVVAGMMTPSLEHDFTHPPELADEIVDCIPDYQISLNYPDYADRLDEFEVAVSDILRKRRELMRLLMERRDDWELFFFVYTAPDRFQHLIWDEDRILEQYRALDDILGEVMDYTDEHDADLYVVSDHGFGPIDELTYPNHFLEREGYLFEEEDDGTRGALASLGISRERVSSALNRIGISEEFLVSKLPRQLLDSVAEQIPGQHALYDVDYERTVAFVHDAGNLYVNDSDRFDHGVVSPREISALKAELTDLFESITDDAGERVFVVYDGDDLFPTDPDSPDLIVNGTNRYEGRNAITDEPFGDPSPTAASHRPEGIMLCRGPSIEPGATLRGARVVDVAPTLLHGIGKPVPTNADGRVLFDAFRPDAEPTGTKVARRDVTSEREQEDVDDDFSGVEDRLKGLGYME, encoded by the coding sequence ATGAGCGGATCTACATCGACGACGGCGTCCGAGCGAGCGTTCGTGCTCGGTCTCGACGGCGTCCCCTGGCACTTGATCGAACGCTGGACTGACGAGGGCGCGCTCCCGAACTTCGCCCGACTGCGCGAGGAGGGAGCGTCGGGCCCGCTCGACAGCACGCGTCCAGCGACGACGCCGCTGGCGTGGCCGTCGATCGCGACCGGTGTCTGGCCAGATAAACACGGAATTTACGGCTTTCAGCAGCTCTCTTCGTCGTACTCCCACCGGATGTACACCAGCCGGGACTGCAAGCAGCCGCCGCTGTGGGAGCAACTCGGCCCCGCGGTCGTCGGCAACGTCCCGATGACCTACCCGGCGACCGACATCGACGGCGAGGTGGTCGCGGGGATGATGACGCCCTCGCTCGAGCACGACTTCACCCACCCGCCGGAACTCGCCGACGAAATCGTCGACTGCATCCCTGACTACCAGATCAGTCTCAACTATCCCGACTACGCCGACCGCCTCGACGAGTTCGAGGTCGCGGTCTCGGACATCCTCCGGAAGCGTCGGGAACTGATGCGACTGCTGATGGAGCGTCGGGACGACTGGGAGCTGTTCTTCTTCGTCTACACCGCGCCCGACCGCTTCCAGCACCTCATCTGGGACGAAGACCGCATCCTCGAGCAGTACCGGGCACTCGACGACATTCTCGGCGAGGTGATGGACTACACCGACGAGCACGACGCCGACCTCTACGTGGTCTCCGATCACGGGTTCGGGCCCATCGACGAACTCACCTACCCAAACCACTTCCTCGAGCGGGAAGGGTACCTCTTCGAGGAGGAAGACGACGGAACCCGCGGCGCGCTTGCGAGCCTGGGTATCTCTCGGGAACGCGTCTCGAGTGCGCTGAACCGGATCGGGATTTCCGAGGAGTTCCTGGTCTCGAAGCTGCCGCGCCAGCTACTGGACTCCGTCGCCGAGCAGATCCCCGGCCAGCACGCCCTTTACGACGTGGACTACGAGCGAACCGTCGCGTTCGTCCACGACGCGGGCAACCTCTACGTCAACGACTCGGATCGGTTCGACCACGGCGTCGTCTCGCCGCGAGAGATCTCGGCGCTCAAGGCCGAACTCACCGACCTCTTCGAGTCGATCACCGACGACGCGGGCGAGCGCGTCTTCGTCGTCTACGACGGCGACGACCTCTTTCCGACGGATCCTGACTCGCCGGACCTCATCGTCAACGGGACGAACCGTTACGAGGGGCGCAACGCCATCACCGACGAACCGTTCGGCGACCCGTCGCCGACCGCCGCGAGCCATCGCCCCGAGGGAATCATGCTCTGTCGCGGCCCCTCGATCGAACCCGGGGCGACGCTGCGGGGTGCACGAGTTGTCGACGTCGCACCCACGCTACTCCACGGAATCGGCAAGCCCGTCCCCACGAACGCCGACGGCCGGGTTCTCTTCGACGCGTTCCGTCCGGATGCCGAACCGACTGGCACTAAGGTCGCCCGCCGGGACGTCACGAGCGAGCGCGAACAAGAGGACGTCGACGACGACTTCTCCGGCGTTGAGGATCGGTTGAAGGGCCTCGGCTACATGGAATGA
- a CDS encoding DoxX family protein: MFESAGADVAFLLARVIFGGVLAFMGFNHFLDVEGMAGYAEFKGLPAPKASVVLSGVLLVLGGLSLIAGVFPAIGAGALAVFLVVSALKMHDFWNAEGEEAQNEMTAFLKNVYGAGAALAFLAISNAAWPYALNIGL, translated from the coding sequence ATGTTCGAGTCTGCCGGCGCCGACGTGGCGTTCCTGCTCGCGCGCGTGATCTTCGGTGGTGTCCTCGCGTTCATGGGATTCAACCATTTCCTTGACGTCGAGGGGATGGCCGGCTACGCGGAATTCAAGGGCCTGCCAGCACCGAAAGCGTCCGTCGTGCTGAGCGGCGTCCTCCTCGTCCTCGGGGGACTCTCGCTCATTGCGGGCGTATTCCCCGCGATCGGTGCCGGCGCGCTTGCGGTGTTCCTCGTCGTCTCGGCGCTGAAGATGCACGACTTCTGGAACGCCGAGGGCGAGGAGGCCCAGAACGAGATGACGGCGTTCCTCAAGAACGTCTACGGCGCGGGTGCGGCCCTCGCGTTCCTCGCGATCAGCAACGCCGCCTGGCCCTACGCGCTGAACATCGGGCTCTAA
- a CDS encoding thermonuclease family protein, whose translation MKRRTFIKTVTSTIAGLAAAQPAQAADSALDCGVWYNAKITRVVDGDTFDVYVYETGEEYNVRTLGHDTPEKTGNTSYEKIEEWEFIEDEAHLEHWGNEATNFAETELPAGSTCQVQVDCASEEIDQFGRLLAKIRYDRNGDGTDTVYNKLTLEEGYARVYAASLTNTDEYLEAQEAARAAGRGLWVADDGHVSEWRNDDVAATFHPHTSSVRTTDGPVPDSRVPVWTEDTAVQENTTASTVGYDAIPMVGVDESRNLAYFGGCTINERWEGESADLNHFTFVTNLIDHLHGSDEPSGPVLVDGGHRTFEQDNAVSAEDTAYYQRHLEGLGIELHSINGYGNGYGYSLSEARALVASCSPEAWSDAEITEVQNFVDEGGVVLLMGSGSETAGERANLDDLAAGLGSDLRLNYDDVRDDANYAGDSRKLLKTSQLNTADFDLWSAYESGKNVRTNVLRASPNDPHIVSTHAWTLADPADEFTGEVDTITVDYPGGTSLDGLTNDDVTVSMDRDGDGTVDEIPVNSDEYAGSAATFDLDGRYNTSVEGEVRVEIAGVENPESGEYVSTETLEGDDNLSIDAEYNVTDLTVATDAATRVGDASATLNGTLEDLDGADWGEVSFEWGRAGDLVNITKARLLEDTGSFSEDVDGLEAGAEYEYRAVVESNHGYTAYGSVRAFTAETDVRSDVIEADPATAGTESYHTWTLADPSVDFDGEVDTITVDYPDGTSVDGLTNDDVTVYMDRDGDGTVDEIAVNSDEYAGSAATFDLNGVYNTSVEGEVRVEIDGVTNPVSGEYVANETLEGEDFHSVDAEFIVD comes from the coding sequence GTGAAACGGCGTACATTCATTAAAACTGTCACTAGTACGATCGCCGGGCTGGCCGCAGCGCAGCCGGCACAGGCTGCCGATTCTGCGCTCGACTGTGGCGTCTGGTACAACGCCAAGATCACCCGCGTCGTCGACGGTGACACCTTCGACGTCTACGTGTACGAGACTGGTGAGGAGTACAACGTCCGCACGCTCGGGCACGACACGCCCGAGAAAACCGGCAACACGAGCTACGAGAAGATCGAGGAGTGGGAGTTCATCGAGGACGAGGCCCACCTCGAGCACTGGGGTAACGAGGCCACCAATTTTGCCGAGACGGAACTCCCTGCCGGTTCGACGTGCCAGGTACAGGTCGATTGCGCCTCGGAGGAGATCGACCAGTTTGGTCGTCTCCTCGCGAAGATCAGGTACGATCGGAACGGGGACGGTACCGACACGGTGTACAACAAACTCACCCTCGAGGAGGGATACGCCCGGGTGTACGCTGCAAGCCTGACGAACACCGACGAGTACCTCGAAGCCCAGGAGGCCGCCCGGGCGGCCGGGCGCGGTCTCTGGGTCGCGGACGACGGCCACGTCTCGGAGTGGCGAAATGACGACGTCGCGGCGACGTTCCATCCCCACACCTCGAGCGTCAGGACGACGGACGGCCCCGTCCCTGACTCGCGAGTGCCGGTCTGGACGGAGGACACCGCTGTGCAGGAAAACACCACCGCGAGCACCGTCGGCTACGACGCGATTCCGATGGTCGGCGTCGACGAGTCGCGCAATCTGGCGTACTTCGGCGGCTGTACGATCAACGAGCGCTGGGAAGGCGAGTCGGCCGACCTGAACCACTTCACGTTCGTCACGAACCTGATCGACCACCTGCACGGGAGCGACGAGCCCTCGGGGCCGGTGCTTGTCGATGGCGGCCACCGAACCTTCGAGCAGGACAATGCGGTGTCGGCTGAGGACACCGCCTACTATCAGCGCCACCTTGAGGGGCTGGGTATCGAACTCCACAGCATCAATGGGTACGGGAACGGATACGGGTACAGCCTGTCGGAGGCCCGCGCGCTCGTTGCCTCCTGTAGCCCGGAGGCGTGGAGCGACGCCGAAATCACGGAGGTGCAGAACTTCGTCGACGAGGGAGGTGTCGTCCTCCTGATGGGCAGCGGCAGCGAAACCGCCGGAGAACGAGCCAATCTCGACGACCTCGCCGCGGGCCTCGGGTCGGATCTTCGGCTCAACTACGACGACGTTCGCGACGACGCGAACTACGCCGGCGACAGCCGAAAGCTTCTCAAAACGAGTCAACTGAACACCGCCGACTTCGACCTCTGGTCGGCCTACGAGAGCGGAAAGAACGTTCGGACGAACGTCCTGCGAGCGTCGCCGAATGATCCACATATAGTTTCTACGCACGCGTGGACGCTCGCGGACCCCGCTGACGAGTTTACCGGCGAAGTCGATACGATCACCGTCGACTATCCCGGCGGAACCAGCCTGGACGGCCTCACGAACGACGACGTGACGGTATCCATGGATCGGGACGGCGACGGCACGGTCGACGAGATTCCGGTTAACTCCGACGAGTACGCCGGAAGCGCGGCGACGTTCGACCTCGATGGACGGTACAATACCTCGGTCGAGGGCGAGGTCCGCGTCGAAATCGCCGGCGTCGAGAATCCGGAGTCGGGCGAGTACGTCTCGACGGAGACCCTCGAGGGTGACGACAATCTCTCGATCGACGCCGAATACAACGTCACCGACCTGACCGTCGCGACGGACGCGGCGACGCGCGTCGGCGACGCGTCAGCGACGCTGAACGGGACGCTCGAGGACCTCGACGGCGCCGACTGGGGCGAGGTTTCCTTCGAGTGGGGGCGGGCGGGCGACCTCGTGAACATCACGAAGGCGCGCTTGCTCGAGGATACCGGATCGTTCAGCGAGGACGTCGATGGACTCGAAGCGGGCGCCGAGTACGAGTACCGCGCCGTCGTGGAGTCCAACCACGGTTACACCGCCTACGGATCCGTTCGAGCGTTCACCGCCGAAACGGACGTTCGGTCCGACGTTATCGAGGCCGACCCGGCAACGGCGGGTACGGAGTCGTACCACACGTGGACCCTGGCGGACCCGTCTGTCGACTTCGACGGCGAGGTCGACACGATCACGGTCGACTACCCTGACGGAACCAGCGTAGACGGGCTCACGAACGACGACGTGACCGTCTACATGGACCGCGACGGAGACGGGACGGTCGACGAGATCGCCGTCAACTCAGACGAATACGCCGGAAGCGCCGCAACGTTCGACCTCAATGGCGTCTACAACACGTCGGTCGAGGGCGAGGTGCGCGTCGAAATCGATGGCGTCACCAATCCCGTGTCGGGCGAGTACGTCGCTAACGAGACGCTCGAGGGGGAGGATTTCCACTCCGTCGACGCCGAATTCATCGTGGATTGA
- a CDS encoding quinone-dependent dihydroorotate dehydrogenase — MTLYSRLRPLAFALPPETAHDAGKAALRAAQSTWPTRWALESAYRYEHPALEVDCLGSTFPNPVGVAAGFDKNAECTHALAALGFGFVEIGTVTPYAQTGNERPRLFRLQEDEAMVNRMGFNGDGMDRVRKRLEADGTPRTPLGVNIGKMNTSSEREAIEDYRRVFTRLAPFADYVVVNVSCPNTPDEFDESSPEHLEAIFETLHAENDGDVPLLVKIGPDSPEESVLELLEIVEDQGVDGIVATNTTTAREGLRSPAREEWGGLSGAPLRDRSTDVVRLLASNTDVPIIGVGGVDSAERAYEKIRAGASLVQLYTGFVYNGPSTAREMNRGLLELLREDGFSSIEDAVGADLE; from the coding sequence ATGACGCTGTACTCGCGGCTCCGGCCGCTGGCGTTCGCGCTGCCGCCCGAAACGGCTCACGACGCCGGGAAGGCGGCTCTCCGGGCGGCCCAGTCGACGTGGCCGACCAGATGGGCCCTCGAGTCGGCCTACCGGTACGAACACCCCGCCCTGGAAGTCGACTGTCTGGGATCGACGTTCCCCAACCCCGTCGGTGTGGCCGCGGGTTTCGACAAGAACGCCGAGTGTACGCACGCCCTGGCCGCCCTCGGATTCGGCTTCGTCGAAATCGGCACTGTCACGCCGTACGCCCAGACCGGCAACGAGCGCCCGCGCCTGTTTCGCCTCCAGGAGGACGAGGCCATGGTCAACCGGATGGGATTCAACGGCGACGGAATGGATCGGGTCCGAAAGCGGCTGGAGGCCGACGGCACGCCCCGAACCCCCCTCGGCGTCAACATTGGGAAGATGAACACCTCGAGCGAGCGTGAGGCGATCGAGGACTACCGCCGCGTGTTTACCAGACTGGCGCCGTTCGCCGACTACGTCGTCGTCAACGTCTCCTGTCCGAACACGCCCGACGAGTTCGACGAGAGTTCGCCCGAGCACCTTGAGGCCATCTTCGAGACCCTCCACGCCGAGAACGACGGCGACGTCCCGCTCCTGGTGAAGATCGGTCCTGATTCGCCCGAGGAATCAGTCCTCGAGTTGCTCGAGATCGTCGAGGACCAGGGGGTCGACGGGATCGTCGCGACGAACACGACGACCGCGCGCGAGGGCCTGCGCTCGCCCGCGCGCGAAGAGTGGGGTGGGCTGAGCGGCGCGCCGCTACGGGATCGCTCGACGGACGTCGTTCGCCTCCTGGCGTCGAACACCGATGTGCCCATTATCGGCGTCGGCGGCGTCGATTCCGCCGAGCGCGCCTACGAGAAGATCCGCGCCGGGGCTTCGCTGGTGCAACTCTACACTGGTTTCGTCTACAACGGACCGTCGACGGCGAGGGAGATGAATCGTGGGCTCCTCGAGTTGCTCCGCGAGGACGGGTTTTCGTCGATCGAAGACGCTGTTGGGGCTGACCTCGAGTGA